The Cydia strobilella chromosome 5, ilCydStro3.1, whole genome shotgun sequence region CACGACACGACATCGCTTTGACTGGTGCCGATATTGCTTGGAATATGGTGTGGATAGGAATTTCTTGCTTTTCGTCATATTCTTTGATGCATAAACATTAACAAAACGCaactaatataaattaattaatttcgtgCTGCGTTTGAGttctttttgtaaatatttaattgtctGTCTGACATACTTAACTTTTGGTATCCACTAGTGGAGTTAACCATAATTATTTCAGAGAATGTAGGTATAGATACTCAATGTATTTAATGACCATAAACCTGTATATTTTGTCTCAGGAGTTGCCGCGGCCGGCGTCTGTTCAAGCAGATTGCAGCCTAATTCCTTTCGTGATGAAGTATGGTTTTTatcggcctcctagcctagttggtagtgaccctgcctataaagcgggaggtcccgggttcgaatcctggttagggcatttttttgtgtgttcatcacgaatatttgttcctgagttatggatgttgcgtatgtatttaagtaagtaagtatttatctttATAAGTATTGTGTATCTTGtgtatcgtcgcctagtacccatagtaaaagctttgtttagtttggggctaggttggtcgatctgtgtaagattaggtatccccaaatatttatttacttatgcattttcacaaattttatttacttatgcaTTTTCACAAATATTGCCTATACATTGACTGTCATTGCTCATGCTTACACTAAGCAATATATATGTCGTTGGCATTCTGTAATTTCCCACATACTTTAACGTTCTGTAGCtacacaaatatacatataacaatGATCACATTtcgtgtatatgtatatatgtcgcaggcaaattgtaagaatcctccgtttacaaacggcgtcgtcaaTTTACTAACGTGAAAATGTTTGTAAATTGCTGATGGAAAATTGTTAGTGCACTCAATAGTGTCGACGTAAACGTGATGGTTGTCTAAGGGTGACCATGGTttgctgttttataaatttatattaacatttataCCACACCACCACCCTCACGCGCGTTTTAACCGGGGTCCCACTGCTATGACCCACAGTGGGTCcacgggtatttttttttacccgTTGTCCCACCGTTCTAAACAGTGTTCGCCAGTGGGTCTacgggtaatttatttttaccgcGGTCCCACCGCACTGTTACTTTTccaaaaacatttccttcacaacttaactagatGGATCCCCACTTTTAAACGGTTTGatcttcgggcatctgaagctacctaacgaacctaacctacttacttaggtacctacctactctttTTTCTACCTATGCTGTGGAAGTAGCTTAAATACGTACACCATTCGGGCTGTGTTTACATTAGTCAGTTACCTAAGAATCCTTTTGACTGCGTATGCTGCTGAACTCAATCGGTTTGGTAGAGAAGATAAGTACAGAATAGGTGCAGACTACACACTCCTACTAAACACATGTTATTATTAATAGAAACCGCAATCTCGTCGCGCTGTAAAGACGATCACCAGTATTATGAACATTAAATTTCATTCaaccgaaataaaataaatgctttaTTTTGCACAAAACTATAGAATAGACAAGATTTTAGgaaaatatgtaggtaggtacttatgtgattctattgttttttgttaaaaacagTATTCTTTGTTAACGACATCAAAGAATTCAGGAAACCGTCATAGAGATCggtcgtataattaaataaatagtttaaaggGGTGTCCTAAGCCCACCGTGTCTTGTATCTTCAAGACGTAATTGTTATTTCGAAGGAATTTCGGTAAAGGTATGCGAGATATTTTAGACGCTACCTGCTACCAAGCTCCAATTCATTATACGCCATTAATGAGCCTTACTGCGTTGACAATTTATGATATTGCCGAGCGTGCTTGATTAATTTAACAGTGAATGAATAGAGCAACCCATTTTCTTTGTGGGATGGCCTCATTTCGAACAGTTAGTGATCTTATAAACTTTGTTTACTAAATAATGAGAACATTTCCAATCATTAAGTACTCTCATGCGCGccggtaattaaaaaaatcccacAACATTTAAAGCCGCCTGCAGTGAAGTTCTTCCCTATAAACAGAAAATAAAGCTTTGTATGTTAAATTCCAaccgtatttttaattttttgctgcACTTGAACACAATTTGTGTTTCTTATTTTAATTGATAGACTTCCTGGATAGTTATCAGTATTTGATTAATGTAACTTATTTCGAGTATAATAGGCATTCTGTTTCAGTCggataaaacaaaatatgcCTTAATTTGGTGCACTTCCTAAAATGGTAAAATAACGGCATTAATTACTAAATAGTAAAGAAAAATCATGTTTATTGACActaaagttaaagttaaaacgtaatgaattgagaacctcctttttaaAGTCGGTAAGTGAACATCAAGTTTTAACGTAGGTAATCAATATGATGTTTTTCCAGATAAACGAAGACGAACGaagaaaaaattaacaaatatatACCTGTAGGATGgctaataaaaatgtattaaaatatatacttcTACTGTCGTAATTTCAAGCTAAGCTTCAGCTTTACTACAGCCAACGCGGAACGCAGAACACCAGACCGCACTCTGTGTGCGCGGGCTCTAAGTTTCCAGCTGCAATAGGCGCAGGTTGTTGAGTCGGCGCGAGCATCGCGCGGCGGCGTCGTCACCGCGATTCGTGCGCGCTCGGCGGCGCTCGTGCGTTTACGGGGCACGCGACCGACGCGCGCTTCAGCTGCCTCTACAAGCTTCATTGTTCAGGAAAATTACGCTTTTATCAATACTAATTTAACTTTTACTGCTTACTTTTGTGTTTCAGTTACATCAGTCAAGCCGGGTAGGGGGACTACCTATGTGACAGACTAGTTGCAGATTCTTcaagtaagatttttttaaagtatgccTAACCTGTTTGCCGtttttgtaggtatttaagtaagGACGATGGGAGTGCTTATGTCgacaaataattattaaataaacaaaaattttacaaatatgtaggtaggtactctaacaaaaaaataataacagattatgataatttcaactaaaaaaaaccaggattGTTGCCCTGATTACGTTTAAACCGAAAAAACTTTTTAGTAGTAAAGTTAATTCATGACTACCACACCGCACACTTCAACGCCTGTATCGTATGAAACTCGACCGCCCAATTCAGCGTAACCAAACATTACAGCCCCGAGTCTTGTCCTTGGTCGCGAGTGTAAAGTTGCTGCCAATAAGCGTGTGACCCAGATCCTTGCGCAAGCGCAGTCGATGctatttttgaatattgaacAAGTTCAAGTGCGTGTAAGCCTGTTTTGGGAGCAACGTAATTGCATATAGGTTCCACCTACGTTCGGCGTAAAATTTTAAGGGCTGATAAGGCCCACAAAGGTATTATTCCAGCCAACAAAAATGGCTTATTAGTAGAGTGTTCTACAGCATGAAAGAATTTGACGATTATGATAATAGTGCatgcatgtattaattttgttatttagttataggttagtcttaagtatattgtacgtccgtgatggaTAAACTGTTGCTTCCTAATGTATTATTGCCAACATCTCTGTACacagttattcaataaatattatcttatctcatCTTATCTTAATAGTAAAAAAGGTGAATGTAATAATGAAAAtgataatacattttaaactttgggCATAGTACCTATTCATTtccaattcaaaataaaaataatttaagtaggtatttgcatTACATAATAACATACctaatatacttataaatatgtaagAATATGAATTCgtataatatatgaaaaaatcTTTGACTTTGACCGTAACTGTGTGCTATCAACATGAATTTTATATACCCAAATACCTGAGAAATTAtgtgtacctacattttttaaagtcAAATAACATATCTTGTAATAGGTACCCAATTACATCAACAGGGTATACTGCCCtagtaatatatttattaattcataAGAATTCATTATTCATCGGCTTGCCGCTGTGACCGTTGGACACAGCCTCATTTTCATGCTATTCCTGGCGATCATCCTAATCGCATCTAGGCCTTATTACTTACCTAGTTGATAGCAAATAGTAAAACAACAACGCAACCAGTTACAAGTAGCTGTACAGACAACATAATGAGACGCAATTTCGTTGCCAACGGATGCAATGCATAGTAACCGACAATTAATATAAAGGGAAGTAATGACAACGAACGGCGACCGACAAAATGTTTCGCAAATATCCACAGGTGTGCTGACGTCCTTCCGTCGCGTCTAGTCGGGCTTGTTTCATAGGGCAACAGCAACTTCAAACAATTAATCGACGGAAATATCCACCCATAATGGCACAAGCTTCCCCTCCATTATCAAAAATTACTATTGCAATTTGATTTCCATGGGCGGGCACTGAACGTGATCGCCTTGCTTTATGGATTGTCTTTTTCAAATTAAATGCAGCAGCGAGTGTGTTTAGGTCTCCCCATTTTGGAATTCGCGTATGTTATTCTTTCTTTTGCTAAATGTAATTTGAGTTGAGGCACGTGTAGAAAAAGTaccttttgttattttaatatttcaacCTCCCGTGCTTAATGCTCATGTGATGTGTTTGTGCCTATTTTTGCTGGGTCTGCATTGCACCACTTAGGTATACGTTTTAATAAACAGCATACCTTAGTTTTTATGTATGGAGcacaaatttttaatttgattacaagcttttatttgacGCCCTGTTAGACTGCGTTTCTACAAAAGCTGTACGTTGCGAGGGATGTGATTTTAAGAACCGATATAGTCACTGCACGCTGAgcgagaaaaaacaaattaagtaattctattaattttttttttttttttttattacaaaaaggcaagcatttgaccgcaatctcaccttaataaacacatccctcgcaacgcatcctcgcacatctctggtggaaacgcagccttagtATGTTAGTTTAGTGTGGGTCAAaacttggaagctaaatttgacccacttcccgatttccgattgaggtaaaattttgcatacataagtaaaccggatgacaatgcaatatgtgGCTTTtcatcacagaagggtccttatgtttcaagtgcaataaggtcctttccatctgaaattccaacagaaattctcaCATTGCACTGCACATAAAGCATAAGACCCCTTagtctgatggaaagccacatattatgGTGACatagagctgatctgatgatggaggcaggaggtggccatgggaacgcTGTgaaaaaacaacgcaaactaattgtgtttggggttgttagaatggTCTCGaagagtattagttgcctgtgcaaagaaaagtacagtcagcgagcttgtaccaaaaatgaattttctGCCAAaaacatgtaattaaatttttggcaaccgtattgtgaccTAAAATAAGCGTTAGGATTTTTCAGAAACTGCTTTCTGAACCTACGGTACCTTAATGAGTGAAAAGTAAATGTGTGTATACGCAATTACGCATCAATGTGTGTAAGTGCTGTAAATATGTGCCGAGGTAGTCCCGCCGTCTCCTTTTTGGTAAAATGTATGGCCTACATAAGcgtttcatggaccagaagctctttcAGACGTTGTTGGTGGCTGTACTCGTCGAAATAACTATATCCTACCCGCGTAACTGCGCAGGTAACCTGATGGGTCTTGGCAGATTTGTCACAGTTTGCCAAAGCGCAGCAGGTTTGTAAGTTTTAAACAGCCATCATCAACCCCTAATGACTGCCAAGATATCTCCATACTAAATATTTTCGCCAAAACTTTGGAGATAGCGGGTCGCCCTGTTTAACACCTTTCTCGGTACTGAATTTAGGACCAGGGTTTATCAAGGTTAGGCGGATATCTCACTTGCGCCGCAACTGGATTCGGTGATGATGTGCAAGCGAGACAGCACTATAATTGTCTATATGACTTGCTCGCACACCGTCGACGCAACCTGTTGCGGCGCCAGTGTGAAGATCGCCTTATGGCGCCGTCAATTTAAACGAGTAAAACGAAAATAAAACTGTGTATCCCGCGGTCGAATACTTTGCTGTAAATCTGTAATCCACACATACCTAGTAGATTGGTATCGTTAACTCGTTAGACTTTACCATGACCTGCTCCCGGTCGATATCCTGTTTGTTCCGGAGGCTATTGTTTGGgtagttatttaaataaaataaggtgtATATGagatgttttattttcttacagaaACTACCTGAATAGGTAAGTAACCGGcatattttgttttaactatAAACAAAATTGTACTGTTTATTTAGCGTAGGTACAACTTAAAATATTAGGAATCTGTCTTAGGGTACTAGATTTATATATACGAGAAGTCTTTGTCTCACAATAAAATAAGGAATCATGTTGTTTCTTAGATGTCTtgttaacaaaatatatatggtgtagctatttcaatatttttgacATGCTCCTTCTAGCTAAGGAGAACATGCCTGCCATAAAATAATTCTTATATATAATGACtagataacaataataatatctaAACTAAGTCTTACTGGAAGTAaattaggtaattatttaaggCTAAACTAAGGCACAGCGATCACTTATATACAAGTTAACTAAATGCTTCATGTGGAACAAATTCGATTCAGTCTTGTCGGTACATTTCATGGAGGCATGAAAAGTAgtcggcgcgcgcgccgctcgGCGGAATGCATCGATGGGGTCGTTATAGTCCACCATTATCCCCTCTCATTAGGAATATACTGATTGCGCTTAATTAGAGGTTCTCTCGGAGTCCCTTGCGCTCCAGCGTTCGGGTCGCTCTTCAAGCGAATACTCGTTTTTTCACAATCACCGGGCCGCTCAATGGCCATACTTTGATCACCGTAATGCACGGTTCCtgggaacaaataaaaaacaggtTAATATATATGACTTTGATCAATCCTGCTTATCCCATCGTCTTACAAACACCCCGCGGCGGGAATGCGAAATTTAAAGAGTTGACAGAAAGTTAaaattccaacaactcaaaatGATGTATGAAGGGTTATACGTCAAAAAAGTTTAAGAGCCTTGATAAAATCGTAATGTCTCAAAAATCTCCTGTTACCCTAACCGTGGCATGCATGACGTGAACATAATTCCCATGAATACTAAACTGGTATCAACAGATGTTTGCTCAGAGCTAAGCAAATATTGTAACACGTGTGCGATGCTCACCGCCCTTATATTTCCTCCTGAGATTTCGTCTTCCGGCACTATAGATTAATAGTCGGCAAAGCGAAAAGCCGAACAGGTTTTTTGCCCACCAAATTTACTAATTTGAGACATGGCGCTACTGTTCCTCAGTCCATCAATCGAATGAGTGCCATATGGTAATATGTTTTGTGTATCGATGACCGGATGCATCATATtagaatatgtaataaaaaaaacaattaggaACCTGCTTCCACTTGAGCGAAATTAGTCCAGTCTGGTCAGACCACCTTATTATTAGAATAGCACACTTTTTATGATTAATTTTCTTAGTGCATGCGGGGTAAACCACAAGATTATTAGAAGTAATTGCTGTAGGACTGTAAagcaaaatatgtatttagataAAATGCGGGCTCATCCTATTTTAAGAAAACAGAATTACCGAATACATATTTTTGCTACGATGATAAAAAACTTCTACCTAGCTGCTAAGCTTTTATAAAGCGACATATTTCGCCATTGTCAAAGACGGTTCCTTTGTGCCGTCCTAATTTAACAATGAGCCCCACCTACACATAGATAAAGTCTATCCGACGGTTCAATGCGCAGGCATAATAGGAAGTATACGTGTTTACTTTTTTTGCCCAAAGGACGAAGAGCGTAGATCTTCTTTTAAATTGTGCAACATAAAAGGAACAAGGTCGATCCAGTAGGTAACCGTGACTAACGGATCGAGAAAAAAAGCCAATCCCTAAAACGAATTGAAATAGGCAAGGTACCTGATTCATTTTTTTCGCGAACATGGAAACTCGTAAATTCTTATTCGACTAACCCTGTGAGTGAATATTCAGtctcaaaaaattaaaactacatttcGTTAAAAATTCAAGTAGGTAACTTAAATAGGAGTCATTGTTGACAAAGTAGGCATTCTTAAATTTATGAAGAGTTTTTTCACTTTGACATATATTTTATCAGCACACGTCGCGACAAACGTAAACATAAACGATAAGGAAATTATCAAAGCTCTGAAAtttatgtaaacatattttaaggattcattcataaaatactattgataAGGACGAAAACGTTATCATAACTTCAAGTATAGGACGTAAcatgagaaaaaataaataaaaaactcacCCCTTGTCACTGTTGCTGCCACCATGATATGACATCAAGCAACTCTTCATCTTCAGGGCTCATGGGTTCGTAGGAGTCGTAGGCGTCGTGACAGTTCGGGCCCGCTGAACTCTCCGACACCAGGGACGGAGCCGGCGACCGCGACTCCTCGGACGACGGCGGTGTGTGCGCCCCACTGCTTGCAAGCCCCAGACCAATCTGCATGTCAGAGCATCCTTCTTCACTTTCTTCTAACAAGCGCTTCAAATTTTTGATATATTCGACGGCCAGCCTCAGCGTGTCAACTTTGCTTAACTTCCGTGATGCCCCTCTGCCTCCAGTCACGGCTGCTGAAACAGCTGACGGAATGTGCTGACGAAGCGCAGCGAACCCGTTGTTGACTTGCTTTACTCTGTTCCGTTCCCGGGCGTTTCTCCTAGCCACTGATGCGGGCTGGGAGGGGTAGGGCTGATGAAGATAAGGTGACTTCTTCTTGCATCGTGCGGGATCTACAGGAGCAGGTGCCAGCCTCCTCGGTGCGGCCGTCTGTAGTTGCGTAAGCTTCTGGTTAACACCGAGATTTTGGTAAGTGTGAATCGCCGCCATAGGCATCGCGTGTTTGATTATTTTCGTAGTTAGTCGAATGAGAGCACGTGTGCGTGCGGCGCGGAGGTTGCCGGTGGATTGGCGGAGGCGGCGCGCACCCCCGACGCTAAGtagcgcgcgcgcggcggcgcggcgagcggTGGGGCGCGTGCCCGGCGCGCGCGCAAGCACGGGCCGCGACCCTCCGTCCTCCCCGCCTCGCCCGCCCTGCTACTTGTTGCCTTCTGATCAAAATACGCCGGCGCTTATTATGCCATAGACCGAGCGGTAAGCTCGCGCCGCTATTGTTGCACATCGTTGCGCATAATTATCCTGTCC contains the following coding sequences:
- the LOC134741551 gene encoding achaete-scute complex protein T3-like, which translates into the protein MPMAAIHTYQNLGVNQKLTQLQTAAPRRLAPAPVDPARCKKKSPYLHQPYPSQPASVARRNARERNRVKQVNNGFAALRQHIPSAVSAAVTGGRGASRKLSKVDTLRLAVEYIKNLKRLLEESEEGCSDMQIGLGLASSGAHTPPSSEESRSPAPSLVSESSAGPNCHDAYDSYEPMSPEDEELLDVISWWQQQ